A genomic stretch from Rhodomicrobium vannielii ATCC 17100 includes:
- a CDS encoding Nramp family divalent metal transporter, translating to MASDASFPVDNVPAAGGMSHAALRDAIAGRRGRIVTGWMFTGPAVVASIAYIDPGNFATNIQAGAKYGYTLLWVVLSANLIAMLFQALSAKLGIVTGRNLAELARERFPWPLALVMWIVSEIAAIATDLAEFLGGAIGFSLLFGMSLLTGMAATAVITYGILMFNGERFRRIELVVGLFVAVIGVCYVVELFIAPVNWGGAMAGLVTPQIADADALLIAVGIVGATVMPHAIYLHSALTQSRGVLNSDAERERVLRFSNREVIIALALAGVVNMAMVIMAAAAFNAGNPEVAEIETAYHMLTPLLGGAAATAFLISLLASGVSSSVVGTMAGQVIMQGFFRRRIPIWLRRLVTMVPAFAIVAMGVGATQALVMSQVVLSLALPFPMIALIVLSSDRALMGRFANGRLTKIAALVGAAVILVLNAVLLYHTAFGG from the coding sequence ATGGCTTCCGACGCGTCTTTTCCCGTTGATAACGTCCCCGCCGCTGGCGGCATGTCGCATGCGGCGTTGCGGGACGCCATCGCGGGAAGGCGCGGCAGGATCGTCACCGGATGGATGTTCACTGGCCCCGCTGTCGTGGCCTCCATCGCCTATATCGATCCCGGCAACTTCGCGACCAACATCCAGGCGGGCGCGAAATACGGCTACACGCTCCTGTGGGTGGTGCTCTCGGCCAACCTCATCGCGATGCTGTTTCAGGCGCTGTCCGCAAAGCTCGGCATCGTCACCGGCCGCAATCTCGCCGAACTAGCGCGCGAACGCTTTCCGTGGCCGCTCGCCCTTGTCATGTGGATCGTGAGCGAAATCGCCGCCATTGCGACCGACCTCGCCGAGTTCCTTGGCGGCGCGATCGGCTTCTCGCTGCTGTTCGGCATGTCGCTCCTCACCGGCATGGCCGCTACCGCCGTGATCACCTACGGCATCCTGATGTTCAACGGGGAACGATTCCGGCGCATCGAACTTGTCGTCGGCCTCTTCGTCGCCGTGATCGGCGTCTGCTACGTGGTCGAATTGTTCATCGCGCCGGTGAACTGGGGCGGCGCGATGGCAGGGCTCGTCACGCCGCAGATCGCGGACGCGGACGCGCTCTTGATTGCGGTCGGTATCGTCGGCGCGACCGTCATGCCACATGCGATCTACCTGCACTCCGCCCTGACGCAGTCGCGAGGCGTGCTCAACTCCGACGCCGAGCGCGAACGCGTGCTGCGCTTCTCCAACCGTGAAGTCATCATCGCCCTCGCTCTCGCCGGCGTCGTGAACATGGCGATGGTGATCATGGCGGCGGCGGCCTTCAACGCGGGCAACCCTGAAGTCGCCGAGATCGAGACCGCCTATCACATGCTGACGCCGCTCCTCGGCGGCGCGGCGGCAACCGCGTTCCTCATCTCGCTGCTCGCTTCCGGCGTCTCAAGCTCGGTCGTCGGCACGATGGCCGGACAGGTCATCATGCAGGGCTTTTTCCGCCGCCGCATCCCGATCTGGCTGCGCCGCCTCGTGACCATGGTCCCCGCGTTCGCCATCGTCGCCATGGGCGTCGGCGCGACCCAAGCGCTCGTTATGAGCCAGGTGGTGCTGAGCCTCGCGCTCCCCTTCCCCATGATCGCGCTCATTGTGCTGTCGAGCGACCGCGCGCTGATGGGCCGTTTCGCCAATGGCCGCCTGACGAAGATCGCGGCGCTTGTTGGCGCTGCCGTGATCCTCGTGCTGAACGCGGTGCTGCTTTACCACACCGCTTTCGGAGGTTGA
- the mntR gene encoding manganese-binding transcriptional regulator MntR has protein sequence MTSQNTDSNSLIDADLQSASFRETRRAHRLEIVEDYVELIDDLIAARGEARQVDIAERLGVAQPTVAKMLKRLIEEGFVVQQPYRGVFLTALGKNLASEARERHRVVEAFLLALGISPETARRDAEGIEHHVSDETLEVFREFTARRTP, from the coding sequence ATGACCTCACAGAACACAGACAGCAATTCCCTTATCGACGCAGATCTCCAGTCCGCGAGCTTTCGTGAGACGCGGCGCGCGCATAGACTTGAGATCGTGGAAGATTACGTCGAGCTGATCGACGATCTGATCGCCGCGCGGGGCGAAGCGCGACAGGTGGATATTGCCGAGCGCCTCGGTGTTGCGCAACCCACGGTCGCAAAGATGCTGAAGCGGCTTATCGAGGAAGGGTTCGTGGTTCAGCAGCCTTACCGGGGCGTGTTCCTGACGGCGCTGGGCAAGAACCTCGCCTCGGAAGCGCGCGAGCGGCATCGTGTGGTTGAGGCGTTTCTCCTAGCGCTCGGCATTTCGCCGGAAACGGCACGCCGCGACGCGGAAGGCATCGAGCATCATGTGAGCGATGAGACGCTTGAGGTGTTTCGTGAGTTCACGGCGCGGCGGACGCCTTAA